In Helianthus annuus cultivar XRQ/B chromosome 8, HanXRQr2.0-SUNRISE, whole genome shotgun sequence, a single genomic region encodes these proteins:
- the LOC110871715 gene encoding zinc finger transcription factor YY1 isoform X1, whose product MEHQSFHNLFERRPFIKSKTPAVKWFKEWVPQDVVATGGKCLVLKWVTEDQIKALQDKTENPVTLVEPEPEPTTEVLFLCSYEGCGKTFIDAGALRKHSHIHGERQYVCHYENCGKKFLDSSKLKRHFLIHTGERDFVCPHEGCGKAFSLDFNLRSHMKTHSQENYHICPFQECGKRYAHEYKLKNHILSHHEKQNLNNLSEFPPKYVQVQHVEKQPPNTKPPKVAASSTYATASSDRPYACPYEGCDKAYIHEYKLNLHLRREHPGHLPEEYPKNAPRNKNNTDADMDAGSDHDGQYAVKRGNTKSQKPSRPKPNIKLPPTKAVKRKAPPAAAGKKQPWPVVVKAVQEEEEDSEETEEDRDNGEDGWRYGGGGVDNDDDDDEETEDED is encoded by the exons ATGGAGCATCAGTCGTTCCACAATCTCTTCGAACGCCGCCCATTCATCAAGTCCAAAACTCCTGCTGTTAAGTGGTTCAAAGAATG GGTGCCCCAGGATGTTGTAGCCACAGGTGGtaaatgcttggttttgaaatgGGTCACAG AAGATCAAATCAAGGCCCTGCAAGACAAGACAGAAAATCCCGTGACTTTAGTAGAACCTGAACCTGAACCAACTACTGAAGTTCTTTTCCTCTGCAGCTATGAAGGTTGTGGCAAGACCTTTATTGATGCTGGAGCTTTAAGAAAGCATTCTCACATTCACGGCGAAAGGCAGTATGTTTGCCATTATGAGAATTGCGGCAAG AAATTTTTGGATAGCTCAAAGTTAAAGAGGCATTTTCTAATCCACACGGGTGAAAGAGATTTTGTATGTCCACATGAAGGTTGTGGTAAG GCATTCTCATTAGATTTTAACCTGAGGTCACACATGAAGACTCATTCGCAGGAGAACTATCATATCTGCCCATTTCAAGAATGTGGCAAGAGATATGCTCATGAATATAAACTTAAGAATCACATTCTGTCTCACCATGAAAAG CAGAATTTGAATAACTTGTCTGAATTTCCGCCCAAGTACGTCCAAGTCCAACATGTGGAAAAACAGCCACCCAATACCAAGCCGCCAAAGGTGGCTGCATCCAGCACTTACGCCACAGCATCATCTGATCGCCCTTACGCTTGTCCTTATGAAGGATGTGATAAGGCTTACATTCATGAATACAAGCTTAACCTCCATTTAAGAAGAGAGCACCCCGGTCATCTCCCTGAAGAATATCCAAAAAACGCCCCACGTAACAAAAACAACACAGATGCTGACATGGATGCTGGTAGTGACCATGATGGTCAATATGCGGTAAAACGTGGGAACACCAAAAGCCAGAAACCGAGCCgcccaaaacccaacataaaGCTTCCTCCCACGAAAGCTGTGAAGCGTAAGGCACCACCTGCTGCTGCAGGCAAAAAGCAGCCATGGCCTGTGGTGGTTAAGGCCgtgcaagaagaagaagaagacagtGAAGAGACGGAAGAAGATAGAGACAACGGTGAGGATGGATGGAggtatggtggtggtggcgttgataatgatgacgatgacgatgaagAGACCGAAGACGAGGATTAG
- the LOC110871715 gene encoding zinc finger transcription factor YY1 isoform X2, whose protein sequence is MEHQSFHNLFERRPFIKSKTPAVKWFKEWVPQDVVATGGKCLVLKWVTEDQIKALQDKTENPVTLVEPEPEPTTEVLFLCSYEGCGKTFIDAGALRKHSHIHGERQYVCHYENCGKKFLDSSKLKRHFLIHTGERDFVCPHEGCGKAFSLDFNLRSHMKTHSQENYHICPFQECGKRYAHEYKLKNHILSHHEKNLNNLSEFPPKYVQVQHVEKQPPNTKPPKVAASSTYATASSDRPYACPYEGCDKAYIHEYKLNLHLRREHPGHLPEEYPKNAPRNKNNTDADMDAGSDHDGQYAVKRGNTKSQKPSRPKPNIKLPPTKAVKRKAPPAAAGKKQPWPVVVKAVQEEEEDSEETEEDRDNGEDGWRYGGGGVDNDDDDDEETEDED, encoded by the exons ATGGAGCATCAGTCGTTCCACAATCTCTTCGAACGCCGCCCATTCATCAAGTCCAAAACTCCTGCTGTTAAGTGGTTCAAAGAATG GGTGCCCCAGGATGTTGTAGCCACAGGTGGtaaatgcttggttttgaaatgGGTCACAG AAGATCAAATCAAGGCCCTGCAAGACAAGACAGAAAATCCCGTGACTTTAGTAGAACCTGAACCTGAACCAACTACTGAAGTTCTTTTCCTCTGCAGCTATGAAGGTTGTGGCAAGACCTTTATTGATGCTGGAGCTTTAAGAAAGCATTCTCACATTCACGGCGAAAGGCAGTATGTTTGCCATTATGAGAATTGCGGCAAG AAATTTTTGGATAGCTCAAAGTTAAAGAGGCATTTTCTAATCCACACGGGTGAAAGAGATTTTGTATGTCCACATGAAGGTTGTGGTAAG GCATTCTCATTAGATTTTAACCTGAGGTCACACATGAAGACTCATTCGCAGGAGAACTATCATATCTGCCCATTTCAAGAATGTGGCAAGAGATATGCTCATGAATATAAACTTAAGAATCACATTCTGTCTCACCATGAAAAG AATTTGAATAACTTGTCTGAATTTCCGCCCAAGTACGTCCAAGTCCAACATGTGGAAAAACAGCCACCCAATACCAAGCCGCCAAAGGTGGCTGCATCCAGCACTTACGCCACAGCATCATCTGATCGCCCTTACGCTTGTCCTTATGAAGGATGTGATAAGGCTTACATTCATGAATACAAGCTTAACCTCCATTTAAGAAGAGAGCACCCCGGTCATCTCCCTGAAGAATATCCAAAAAACGCCCCACGTAACAAAAACAACACAGATGCTGACATGGATGCTGGTAGTGACCATGATGGTCAATATGCGGTAAAACGTGGGAACACCAAAAGCCAGAAACCGAGCCgcccaaaacccaacataaaGCTTCCTCCCACGAAAGCTGTGAAGCGTAAGGCACCACCTGCTGCTGCAGGCAAAAAGCAGCCATGGCCTGTGGTGGTTAAGGCCgtgcaagaagaagaagaagacagtGAAGAGACGGAAGAAGATAGAGACAACGGTGAGGATGGATGGAggtatggtggtggtggcgttgataatgatgacgatgacgatgaagAGACCGAAGACGAGGATTAG
- the LOC110871714 gene encoding nucleobase-ascorbate transporter 6: MAAAAAAPKQDDQQPHPAKDQLPNVSYCCTSPPPWPEAILLGFQHYIVMLGTTVLIPTTLVPQMGGGHEEKAKMIQTLLFVAGLNTLTQTLFGTRLPAVIGGSYTFVPATISIILSGRYSGILDPQEKFERIMRGTQGALIVASTFQIVLGFSGLWRNITRFMSPLSAVPLVALTGFGLYEFGFPLVAKCIEIGLPQIVFLLIFSQYIPHLMKGKSHIFDRFSVLFSVVIVWIYAHLLTVSGVYKNKSDTTQLSCRTDRAGIIAGAPWIRVPYPFQWGAPTFDAGEAFAMMVASFVSLVESTGGFIAVARYASATPMPPSVLSRGIGWQGVGILFSGIFGTGNGSSVSVENAGLLGLTRVGSRRVVQISAGFMIFFSILGKFGAIFASIPAPIVAALYCLFFAYVGSAGLGFLQFCNLNSFRVKFILGFSIFMGLSIPQYFNEHTALKGYGPVHTKARWWNDMVNVPFSSEAFVGGLLAMLLDVTLSHNDPATRKDRGMHWWDKYRSFKTDSRSEEFYSLPFNLNKFFPSV; encoded by the exons AtggcagcagcagcagcagcaccTAAACAAGATGATCAGCAGCCACACCCTGCTAAAGATCAGCTTCCAAATGTCTCTTATTGCTGCACAAGTCCACCACCATGGc CTGAGGCAATTCTGTTAGGCTTCCAACATTATATTGTCATGCTTGGAACAACAGTTCTCATTCCTACAACTCTCGTTCCTCAAATGGGTGGAGGCCAT GAAGAAAAGGCAAAGATGATCCAAACACTACTCTTTGTTGCTGGTCTGAATACATTAACACAAACACTCTTTGGGACACGCTTGCCAGCTGTCATTGGGGGATCATATACTTTTGTGCCTGCTACAATTTCAATCATATTGTCCGGTCGATATAGTGGCATCTTGGATCCTCAAGAG AAATTTGAGCGGATTATGAGAGGGACTCAAGGTGCTCTTATCGTTGCTTCAACTTTTCAAATTGTGCTTGGTTTTAGTGGCCTTTGGCGTAATATCACCAG GTTCATGAGTCCGTTGTCTGCGGTTCCTTTGGTGGCGTTAACTGGATTTGGACTATATGAGTTTGGTTTTCCCTTG GTTGCAAAATGTATCGAGATTGGACTCCCACAGATCGTTTTTCTGCTAATTTTCTCACAG TACATTCCCCATCTTATGAAGGGGAAAAGTCATATATTTGACCGTTTTTCTGTCTTATTCTCGGTGGTAATCGTGTGGATATACGCTCATTTACTCACTGTTAGTGGGGTCTACAAGAACAAATCTGACACAACTCAATTAAGCTGTAGAACTGATCGTGCTGGAATCATAGCCGGTGCTCCTTG GATACGTGTTCCTTATCCGTTTCAATGGGGAGCTCCTACTTTTGATGCTGGAGAAGCTTTTGCTATGATGGTTGCTTCGTTTGTTTCTCTCGTTGAG TCTACTGGTGGATTTATTGCAGTAGCTAGGTATGCAAGTGCAACTCCTATGCCACCTTCTGTTCTTAGCCGTGGCATTGGTTGGCAG GGAGTTGGCATTCTATTTTCGGGAATCTTTGGGACAGGAAATGGTTCATCTGTATCCGT TGAAAATGCTGGTTTGCTGGGTTTAACACGAGTTGGTAGCAGAAGGGTTGTGCAGATATCTGCTGGGTTCATGATATTCTTTTCCATTCTTG GAAAATTTGGGGCAATATTTGCATCAATTCCAGCACCTATTGTTGCAGCCTTGTATTGTTTGTTCTTCGCCTACGTGG GGTCAGCAGGACTTGGGTTTCTACAGTTTTGTAACCTAAACAGTTTCAGGGTGAAATTTATACTTGGATTCTCAATTTTCATGGGGTTATCGATACCTCAGTACTTCAATGAGCACACTGCTCTCAAGGGTTATGGTCCTGTTCACACAAAAGCTAGATGGTGGAATGATATGGTCAATGTACCATTCTCTTCAGAGGCCTTTGTGGGCGGATTATTGGCTATGCTGCTAGATGTAACATTAAGCCACAACGATCCTGCAACAAGAAAGGACAGAGGCATGCATTGGTGGGACAAATACAGATCCTTTAAAACAGATTCAAGAAGCGAAGAATTCTACTCGTTGCCCTTTAATCTCAACAAGTTTTTCCCTTCAGTTTGA
- the LOC110871715 gene encoding zinc finger transcription factor YY1 isoform X3 translates to MEHQSFHNLFERRPFIKSKTPAVKWFKEWVPQDVVATGGKCLVLKWVTDQIKALQDKTENPVTLVEPEPEPTTEVLFLCSYEGCGKTFIDAGALRKHSHIHGERQYVCHYENCGKKFLDSSKLKRHFLIHTGERDFVCPHEGCGKAFSLDFNLRSHMKTHSQENYHICPFQECGKRYAHEYKLKNHILSHHEKQNLNNLSEFPPKYVQVQHVEKQPPNTKPPKVAASSTYATASSDRPYACPYEGCDKAYIHEYKLNLHLRREHPGHLPEEYPKNAPRNKNNTDADMDAGSDHDGQYAVKRGNTKSQKPSRPKPNIKLPPTKAVKRKAPPAAAGKKQPWPVVVKAVQEEEEDSEETEEDRDNGEDGWRYGGGGVDNDDDDDEETEDED, encoded by the exons ATGGAGCATCAGTCGTTCCACAATCTCTTCGAACGCCGCCCATTCATCAAGTCCAAAACTCCTGCTGTTAAGTGGTTCAAAGAATG GGTGCCCCAGGATGTTGTAGCCACAGGTGGtaaatgcttggttttgaaatgGGTCACAG ATCAAATCAAGGCCCTGCAAGACAAGACAGAAAATCCCGTGACTTTAGTAGAACCTGAACCTGAACCAACTACTGAAGTTCTTTTCCTCTGCAGCTATGAAGGTTGTGGCAAGACCTTTATTGATGCTGGAGCTTTAAGAAAGCATTCTCACATTCACGGCGAAAGGCAGTATGTTTGCCATTATGAGAATTGCGGCAAG AAATTTTTGGATAGCTCAAAGTTAAAGAGGCATTTTCTAATCCACACGGGTGAAAGAGATTTTGTATGTCCACATGAAGGTTGTGGTAAG GCATTCTCATTAGATTTTAACCTGAGGTCACACATGAAGACTCATTCGCAGGAGAACTATCATATCTGCCCATTTCAAGAATGTGGCAAGAGATATGCTCATGAATATAAACTTAAGAATCACATTCTGTCTCACCATGAAAAG CAGAATTTGAATAACTTGTCTGAATTTCCGCCCAAGTACGTCCAAGTCCAACATGTGGAAAAACAGCCACCCAATACCAAGCCGCCAAAGGTGGCTGCATCCAGCACTTACGCCACAGCATCATCTGATCGCCCTTACGCTTGTCCTTATGAAGGATGTGATAAGGCTTACATTCATGAATACAAGCTTAACCTCCATTTAAGAAGAGAGCACCCCGGTCATCTCCCTGAAGAATATCCAAAAAACGCCCCACGTAACAAAAACAACACAGATGCTGACATGGATGCTGGTAGTGACCATGATGGTCAATATGCGGTAAAACGTGGGAACACCAAAAGCCAGAAACCGAGCCgcccaaaacccaacataaaGCTTCCTCCCACGAAAGCTGTGAAGCGTAAGGCACCACCTGCTGCTGCAGGCAAAAAGCAGCCATGGCCTGTGGTGGTTAAGGCCgtgcaagaagaagaagaagacagtGAAGAGACGGAAGAAGATAGAGACAACGGTGAGGATGGATGGAggtatggtggtggtggcgttgataatgatgacgatgacgatgaagAGACCGAAGACGAGGATTAG